A region from the Musa acuminata AAA Group cultivar baxijiao chromosome BXJ1-10, Cavendish_Baxijiao_AAA, whole genome shotgun sequence genome encodes:
- the LOC108951468 gene encoding uncharacterized protein LOC108951468, which produces MESDENRTGPSSGSASRGGGKACCRCGWVYPNPHPSKKHRKAHRKHCGAAASKPRDDAADVVVAVHANDAACELLADADPRKKSGVVAVEESKPERDSRELCKDAILETDTADKSSNSCAFCHGNKVQSSDVEFTASQLDCSTHFQNHSVSCGVDMICTADDTKGSSYFPLTKGSSLDASKEEMGCATVQYAVESATVANDKNIGNHIENKLDADIPKALILPHDSSINFSSTDSELQNKDKYMEISVTVDRVNTVTTLMSGLPHEVSENTMEPEPINCIAQDRMTDVAGQMCQVQLSSEGGRCTLEINAGEPFEISAHSSGCEYQLGKPANSLANENELEDLFISEVASTTLLVEASDMKPGSPEDCGLVGAAVTTICANSQVGNELGERIINDVPKVVPSELLVVEFDKSVDNFLSTLPFNKEFSLHIEKLNAVENNGSIDDQDDMSQLVNIFECEFQCPEEETDWLGTHEQVAIAGSPVDQAMVLDSCVTSSCESFHSSAGIEAQKINYLTEGQDIYISYEGSLADSLGVSDSGLAVSGVIQSSIAFEVSDKNQNVSQETTEVNNYVVVEEKKHEMGKEESLYMDSKELSSCQDPKYDSQCKCYASELMPSLGDDIERMELQNHKHVVSTTTEEISSSYTDSISNYYLDEPDPREATEGRFIQFAAGDETNDHPERQAEPCVNEAIFENVFLVEHYDKLDLHKDEVDNVQTSGSQLKQKNLLVVRSVYPLSSDENNPDNPFVTDVQIPSIDKENSFANIHNEQPNPNELGEVGLCHDGEDHKTEECSTSEDVQSIVGKPDSDSRTSDTSGVPSSSFYHSSKEEDIYVESMQCAELCTRKIDDSADSNGQRASTEASLVSVSDGAIPFLSYSAKGESNFDGKASPITDSQTTRDLQTSDPAAGALFKSDVDSSDMVHL; this is translated from the exons CGATGATGCTGCCGATGTTGTCGTGGCCGTGCATGCGAACGATGCGGCTTGTGAGCTGCTGGCGGATGCGGACCCGAGGAAAAAATCTG GAGTGGTGGCGGTGGAGGAATCGAAGCCGGAGAGGGACAGCAGAGAACTGTGTAAAGATGCGATCTTGGAGACGGACACTGCTG ATAAGTCTTCCAATTCATGTGCTTTTTGTCATGGCAACAAGGTTCAGAGTTCTGATGTGGAATTCACTGCAAGTCAGCTGGATTGCTCGACTCACTTTCAAAATCATTCAGTCTCATGTGGAGTCGATATGATTTGCACTGCTGATGATACAAAAGGTTCTTCTTACTTCCCTTTAACCAAAGGATCTTCCCTGGATGCTTCAAAGGAGGAAATGGGTTGTGCTACAGTTCAATATGCAGTGGAGAGTGCTACCGTTGCAAATGATAAAAACATTGGAAACCATATAGAGAATAAGTTAGATGCAGACATTCCTAAAGCACTGATCCTACCTCATGATTCTTCCATCAATTTCTCTTCAACTGACTCTGAGTTACAGAATAAAGATAAATACATGGAGATCAGTGTAACTGTAGATCGAGTAAATACAGTAACCACACTGATGTCTGGTCTTCCACATGAGGTTTCTGAAAATACAATGGAACCTGAACCAATCAACTGCATTGCTCAAGATAGGATGACTGATGTTGCAGGACAAATGTGTCAAGTTCAACTATCTTCCGAGGGTGGACGATGCACTTTGGAAATTAATGCTGGTGAGCCTTTTGAAATTTCTGCTCATTCCTCTGGATGTGAGTATCAACTTGGCAAACCTGCTAACTCTTTGGCAAATGAAAATGAGCTGGAGGATTTGTTTATTTCAGAAGTGGCATCAACCACACTTCTCGTGGAAGCTTCTGACATGAAGCCTGGGTCTCCTGAAGATTGTGGGTTGGTGGGGGCTGCTGTCACCACTATTTGTGCAAACTCTCAAGTAGGAAATGAGTTAGGTGAACGCATAATAAATGATGTTCCCAAAGTAGTTCCATCTGAGTTGTTAGTGGTAGAATTTGATAAGAGCGTTGATAATTTTCTTTCAACCTTGCCATTTAACAAAGAATTTTCTCTCCACATAGAAAAACTTAATGCAGTTGAAAACAATGGGTCAATTGATGATCAAGATGACATGTCCCAGTTGGTCAATATATTTGAATGTGAGTTTCAATGTCCTGAGGAAGAAACAGATTGGCTTGGAACACATgaacaagttgcaattgcaggatCACCGGTAGACCAAGCAATGGTTTTAGATAGTTGTGTTACTAGTTCATGTGAAAGTTTTCATTCATCGGCTGGAATTgaagcacaaaaaataaattacCTGACTGAAGGGCAGGATATTTACATATCTTATGAAGGATCCTTAGCTGATAGTTTGGGAGTTTCGGACTCAGGTCTTGCAGTCTCTGGTGTTATCCAATCTAGTATAGCATTTGAAGTAAGTGATAAGAATCAAAATGTGAGCCAAGAAACAACAGAAGTTAACAATTATGTTGTGGTAGAGGAGAAAAAACATGAAATGGGTAAGGAAGAAAGTCTTTAcatggactcaaaagaattaagtTCTTGTCAAGACCCAAAATATGATTCTCAGTGTAAATGTTATGCCTCAGAATTGATGCCTTCACTTGGAGATGATATTGAAAGGATGGAATTGCAAAACCACAAACATGTCGTAAGCACGACAACCGAGGAGATCAGTTCCAGCTACACAGATAGTATTTCCAATTATTACTTGGATGAGCCAGATCCCCGAGAAGCTACTGAGGGTAGATTCATACAATTTGCTGCTGGTGATGAAACCAATGATCATCCTGAAAGGCAGGCAGAACCTTGTGTCAATGAAGCTATATTCGAGAATGTATTTCTTGTTGAGCATTATGATAAACTGGATCTCCACAAAGATGAAGTTGACAATGTGCAGACATCTGGTTCTCAGCTTAAACAAAAGAATCTTCTTGTGGTAAGAAGTGTTTATCCTCTGAGCAGTGATGAAAATAACCCAGATAACCCATTTGTTACAGATGTTCAGATCCCTAGCATTGACAAAGAAAATAGTTTTGCCAATATACATAATGAACAGCCAAACCCAAATGAACTCGGTGAAGTCGGTTTGTGCCATGATGGAGAAGACCATAAGACTGAGGAATGCTCCACTTCAGAAGATGTGCAATCCATTGTTGGGAAACCTGATTCTGATTCAAGAACCAGTGATACATCTGGAGTTCCTTCCAGCAGCTTTTATCATTCTTCAAAAGAAGAAGATATTTATGTTGAATCCATGCAATGTGCTGAATTATGCACTCGAAAAATAGATGACTCAGCTGATTCAAATGGCCAAAGAGCCAGCACTGAAGCATCATTGGTCTCTGTTTCAG ATGGAGCGATTCCATTCCTAAGTTATTCAGCAAAGGGAGAATCCAATTTTGATGGAAAAGCTTCGCCAATTACAGATTCCCAGACCACAAGGGATCTACAAACTTCTGATCCAGCAGCAGGGGCTCTTTTCAAAAGCGATGTTGATAGCAGTGATATGGTCCATCTTTGA